In Quercus robur chromosome 10, dhQueRobu3.1, whole genome shotgun sequence, a genomic segment contains:
- the LOC126703939 gene encoding uncharacterized protein LOC126703939 — protein MINVIFAAPGRTGSCPSGVMSVARLPAESNNPKSKRARVEIRPVLGYSDKDKTGIIQPHDDAMVVTLRIEGYDVKRVLVDQGSTVVVMYPDLYKGLRLKPEDTTTYSSPLISFEGKTVIPKGQIRLPIQIGSEVVEVNFIAVDAYYPYTTIVARPWLHALEAISSTLHQKVNYSSGGRVEEIVGNQPVARQCLVAAISCQHKTSSSTTA, from the coding sequence ATGATCAATGTCATCTTCGCTGCTCCCGGTAGGACTGGTTCTTGCCCCTCTGGAGTAATGTCTGTAGCTCGGCTTCCCGCCGAGAGCAATAATCCAAAGTCTAAAAGAGCTAGAGTGGAAATCCGACCAGTTTTGGGCTACTCAGACAAGGACAAGACTGGAATCATTCAACCCCACGATGATGCTATGGTGGTCACACTCAGGATAGAAGGATATGATGTAAAGAGAGTGTTAGTGGACCAGGGTAGCACTGTCGTGGTCATGTACCCCGACCTGTACAAGGGGCTGAGATTAAAACCTGAGGACACGACAACCTACAGTTCCCCTCTGATTAGTTTTGAGGGGAAGACTGTTATTCCAAAGGGTCAGATTAGACTACCCATACAAATTGGttcggaagtggtggaggtaaaCTTCATCGCAGTGGATGCCTATTACCCCTACACGACTATTGTGGCCAGACCTTGGCTCCATGCTCTGGAAGCCATTTCATCCACCCTGCACCAGAAAGTAAATTACTCCTCGGGGGGCCGTGTTGAAGAAATTGTGGGAAATCAACCTGTGGCTCGGCAATGCCTTGTGGCCGCCATCTCATGCCAACACAAAACTAGCTCCTCAACAACTGCCTAG
- the LOC126703938 gene encoding uncharacterized protein LOC126703938, whose amino-acid sequence MAEVAALLEQERARTPKERFYARRPPYPLKVLNKPYPERYEPRTFAQYDDRKGSAIEHVSKFIDTLGPYAADEDLCLQEFSKSLCDWAYTWYIGLKPGSIPTWDDMVDVFCTKYFHGEETVTQATLQATKQKNGEDLMEYIKRFRDIALDCYDHYEERTLVEMCMTNMIQEFRAVLKNLEISQFAQLLQKARKTAQSVKPSSEKRNATQAMVVSTGERRRKIEGREYDTPPPLPCTPKKPDVLLNKWIVDGIFKPNQVSRGPTEEERRDRRFCRLHNYVQRPTAECWAFRRLVHRRIKEGTLELTQQEVQRNPFPNHKGKGVAAIVICADPGEDEKENLALPAAVITTLQQSAKFKNLFDQLGLTAKERKIATEALVSIASEAGVECLLAKMPEDRALLQESTEIMFSNEDMEVGHPDHKRPLYLAASINQIPIKRALVDIGASVNLIPLSTLQAAGISERKIQGCPIEVTGFGGRGEYTAGHIQLWLKVGPIASLAHFHVVRTEVSYHVLLGRSWLHKH is encoded by the coding sequence ATGGCTGAAGTAGCGGCTCTCCTGGAGCAAGAGAGAGCTAGAACACCAAAGGAGAGATTTTACGCACGAAGACCTCCTTACCCTCTAAAGGTACTTAACAAACCATACCCCGAGAGGTATGAGCCAAGGACCTTTGCACAGTACGATGACAGGAAGGGAAGTGCAATAGAGCACGTGAGCAAATTTATTGATACCCTTGGCCCTTACGCAGCAGATGAAGACTTATGTCTGCAGGAATTTTCAAAGTCACTGTGTGACtgggcatacacctggtacattGGCTTAAAACCAGGATCGATCCCAACttgggatgacatggtggatgtattttgcACTAAGTACTTCCACGGAGAAGAAACGGTAACGCAAGCAACTCTGCAAGCAACCAAGCAAAAGAATGGCGAGGATTTAATGGAATACATCAAACGGTTCAGGGACATAGCACTTGACTGCTACGACCACTATGAAGAAAGGACGTTAGTGGAAATGTGCATGACCAACATGATTCAGGAATTCAGAGCTGTCCTGAAAAATCTAGAAATTTCCCAGTTCGCGCAGCTATTGCAGAAAGCTAGAAAGACAGCTCAGTCTGTAAAACCCAgttcagaaaaaagaaatgcCACGCAAGCTATGGTAGTGTCCACTGGAGAGCGGAGAAGGAAAATAGAGGGAAGGGAGTATGATACGCCCCCACCCTTACCATGTACTCCTAAGAAGCCGGATGTGCTACTTAACAAGTGGATAGTGGATGGGATCTTTAAACCCAACCAGGTTTCCAGAGGGCCCACGGAGGAAGAAAGGAGAGATCGTCGCTTCTGCCGCTTGCACAACTATGTACAACGTCCCACCGCAGAATGCTGGGCGTTTCGCAGGTTGGTGCATCGCAGGATTAAAGAAGGCACATTGGAGCTAACCCAGCAGGAAGTTCAAAGAAACCCGTTCCCAAACCACAAGGGAAAGGGTGTAGCAGCAATAGTAATATGCGCAGACCCGGGAGAAGATGAGAAAGAAAACTTGGCCCTGCCCGCCGCGGTGATTACCACTCTACAGCAAAGTGCCAAGTTCAAAAATCTATTTGACCAGTTGGGACTTACagcaaaagaaaggaaaatagcCACGGAGGCTTTGGTAAGTATCGCCTCCGAGGCAGGGGTGGAGTGCCTATTGGCAAAAATGCCAGAAGACAGAGCCCTCCTACAAGAATCAACAGAAATCATGTTCAGCAATGAGGATATGGAGGTAGGACACCCGGATCACAAGAGGCCTCTCTATTTAGCAGCATCCATAAATCAAATCCCCATCAAGAGGGCTTTGGTGGATATAGGTGCCTCCGTAAACCTCATTCCGTTGAGCACCTTGCAAGCAGCAGgaatttcagaaagaaagatCCAAGGATGCCCGATAGAAGTAACGGGGTTCGGTGGAAGAGGTGAGTACACCGCAGGCCACATTCAGTTGTGGTTGAAAGTAGGCCCTATTGCTTCTTTAGCTCATTTCCATGTGGTCAGAACGGAAGTATCCTATCATGTGCTTTTGGGAAGGTCCTGGTTACATAAACACTGA
- the LOC126703937 gene encoding uncharacterized protein LOC126703937, protein MNLPTVQALIHKRPLLLYLATNSYAIDALIAQEDGGGVEQPIYYINCTLKDAETRYPRAKRACLAIVYASQRLRHYFLAYEVWLMTKSHAIKALLQQPILSGRISQWLLQLSQYDLRMETPRAVKSQAIADLLTQFPGEEEFPLDDEVLGEVAMAEEVREQWVMKFDGSSTTHSRGVGVVLYHEEDKAVALSFKLEFPCSNNTAEYEAYLTGLATALEMGVKHLKVLGNSNLVVCQAKGSFSLKEPSLAPTRIEVSKREESIIEVLKEKFQEEQGEGDWRIPIKEILVKGDDAAELKMLKDYALVKEELYCRMPGGVLSKCVGQEEAHRKLKEIHDKTCGSCGEVNLYRRLQRAGFYWPSMGKDADLVQTQCGTCQLAADREESYAGLHSMVTPWTFHTWRLDLVGLVNPPSREYIWILVAIEYFTKWAEAVPLRKATGGAVANFIKENIIVRFGVPHKIISDNGTPFVNSDVRRMLEFYQVKHHRLSPYYPQGNG, encoded by the exons ATGAACCTCCCCACGGTACAGGCCCTTATTCATAAAAGACCACTGCTACTCTATTTGGCCACCAACTCGTATGCCATCGATGCACTAATCGCTCAGGAAGATGGAGGTGGTGTCGAGCAGCCAATATACTACATCAACTGCACCTTAAAAGATGCAGAAACTCGTTATCCAAGGGCAAAGAGAGCGTGTTTGGCCATTGTATACGCTTCGCAGAGGTTGCGTCACTATTTCTTAGCCTATGAAGTATGGCTGATGACTAAGTCTCATGCCATTAAAGCTCTGTTACAACAACCGATCCTCTCCGGCAGGATATCCCAGTGGTTACTACAATTATCACAATACGACTTAAGAATGGAAACACCTAGGGCAGTGAAAAGTCAGGCTATAGCAGATTTATTGACACAGTTTCCAGGAGAGGAAGAATTCCCACTGGATGATGAAGTTCTAGGGGAAGTAGCCATGGCAGAAGAAGTCAGAGAACAGTGGGTAATGAAATTCGATGGGTCTTCTACTACCCATTCCAGAGGGGTAGGAGTAGTTTTGTATCATGAAGAAGACAAGGCAGTGGCGCTGTCATTTAAGCTGGAATTTCCCTGTTCAAACAACACGGCGGAGTACGAGGCCTACTTAACCGGGCTTGCCACGGCTCTCGAAATGGGAGTCAAACATTTGAAAGTATTGGGAAATTCGAACTTGGTTGTCTGCCAGGCCAAGGGAAGCTTTTCCTTAAAGGAGCCTAGCCTAGCCCC CACTAGGATAGAAGTCAGCAAGAGGGAAGAATCCATCATTGAGGTGTTGAAGGAAAAGTTCCAAGAGGAACAGGGCGAAGGGGATTGGCGAATCCCCATAAAGGAAATCTTGGTAAAGGGAGATGATGCAGCAGAATTAAAGATGTTAAAAGACTATGCCTTGGTAAAAGAAGAGTTGTACTGCAGGATGCCAGGTGGGGTCTTATCCAAATGCGTGGGGCAGGAAGAAGCTcatagaaaattgaaagaaatacatGACAAGACTTGCGGGTCTTGCGGAGAAGTTAATCTTTACCGCAGACTTCAGAGAGCAGGCTTCTATTGGCCAAGTATGGGTAAAGATGCAGATCTAGTCCAAACCCAGTGTGGAACCTGCCAGCTTGCGGCAGACAGGGAGGAAAGTTACGCT GGCTTGCACAGCATGGTCACCCCATGGACCTTCCACACTTGGAGGCTAGATTTGGTAGGGCTAGTCAACCCACCATCACGTGAATACATATGGATATTAGTGGCTATAGAGTATTTTACTAAATGGGCAGAAGCAGTGCCACTCCGTAAGGCCACAGGGGGAGCAGTGGCAAatttcatcaaagaaaatataattgtgaggTTTGGGGTGCCCCACAAGATCATCAGTGACAACGGCACACCATTTGTCAATAGTGATGTAAGGAGGATGCTAGAGTTCTACCAAGTTAAGCACCACAGGTTGTCACCTTATTACCCTCAAGGGAATGGGTAG